A single Anatilimnocola floriformis DNA region contains:
- a CDS encoding AIM24 family protein — translation MLDLKNEEWILEQGSYVCSDMSIEIGVWRNKALTAIFGGEGWFQTLVKGTGKVVMQAPGYVERLELNGEKLSVDGKFALARTSGLKFEVQRASRSLMGSVTSGEGLLSTFEGTGTVLIAPVPNIYQNLIDSVRAAIPRGKA, via the coding sequence ATTCTCGATCTGAAGAACGAGGAGTGGATTCTCGAACAGGGCTCGTACGTTTGCAGCGACATGAGCATCGAGATCGGCGTGTGGCGAAACAAAGCCCTCACGGCGATCTTCGGCGGCGAAGGTTGGTTTCAAACGCTCGTGAAAGGAACCGGCAAGGTCGTGATGCAAGCGCCAGGCTATGTCGAACGCTTGGAACTGAACGGCGAGAAACTGTCGGTCGATGGCAAGTTTGCCCTGGCCCGCACGTCGGGACTGAAGTTTGAAGTGCAGCGGGCTTCGCGGTCGCTGATGGGAAGCGTCACTTCGGGCGAAGGCTTGCTGAGCACATTCGAGGGAACCGGCACGGTGCTCATTGCGCCGGTGCCGAATATTTATCAGAACCTGATCGACAGCGTTCGCGCGGCGATACCACGTGGGAAGGCCTAG
- a CDS encoding serine/threonine-protein kinase — MELTINAGTEAWGEIEQWVTRFLAAWEASPCPPLRDYLPAQPANLRKLALVELIKADLEQRSQVKDFKALEDYASEYPEVYEEDSQLPLELICEEFHVRRAAGQSVSLDKYCTRFPKSAAALKRVIGDDNTMTTSTKMCQTQMFNSLHPGQRLDDFELLFELGRGAFGRVYLARQISMQRQVALKISADKGNEPQTLAQLDHPCIVRVFDQRQVAAQRLRLLYMEFAPSGTLQEVVKLVQQNPASARSGQILVLAATQAMMKAGVPPLSIAGWPKEIAAAPWSQVVCRIGAKLAEALDYAHGRGILHRDIKPANVLIGADGWPKLADFNISFCSKIEGASPAAYFGGSLAYMSPEQLEACSPQHQRLPESLDARSDLFSLGVLLWELYFGERPFDDGSLDSEWNTKLQEMISRRYDEKPYRSVAASDGVGQRLEKVLRRLLSSNPADRQANGIELARELRLCLIPGATTFLERAQHGWRGLTLKFPLLSLIPINMPALVVWGAINYLYNQDELIHQFHRGLPDYDAAQQALAKVFENTAMVVNSIFYPLGVILVLLYMMPVSRAIRQYRESRGKMDPEVVNVARRRVLWWGSCLCWVAGFEWVIAGIIFPTSIHMFLPAEFGPVPARFYIHFITSQTMCGFLSLALPWLATTAVVLKAHYPALLGAGTPDEWEQQQLGRLRRQSARFTFLSIGFVLVVLGILYFIPETKGVEHLNPISQQMESYWYDNIFWTPLAIVSAAITCGCAYFLYQQIQDDLKVLLAVIRASDPSVTVSTTVDSI; from the coding sequence ATGGAACTGACGATCAATGCCGGCACCGAGGCCTGGGGAGAAATCGAGCAGTGGGTTACGCGCTTCCTCGCTGCTTGGGAAGCGTCCCCGTGTCCGCCGCTACGTGATTATCTCCCCGCTCAGCCGGCCAACCTCCGCAAGCTGGCTCTCGTCGAGCTGATCAAAGCCGATCTAGAGCAGCGGTCGCAGGTCAAGGATTTCAAAGCGCTCGAAGATTATGCGAGCGAATATCCCGAGGTCTACGAAGAAGATTCGCAGCTCCCTCTCGAACTGATCTGCGAGGAGTTTCACGTTCGCCGAGCAGCCGGCCAATCGGTGTCGCTCGACAAGTATTGCACGCGGTTTCCGAAATCGGCAGCAGCACTGAAGCGAGTCATCGGCGACGACAATACGATGACCACATCGACCAAGATGTGTCAGACGCAGATGTTCAACTCGCTCCATCCGGGGCAACGGCTCGATGATTTTGAACTGCTGTTTGAACTCGGTCGCGGCGCATTCGGCAGGGTGTATCTCGCGCGGCAGATTTCGATGCAGCGACAAGTGGCTCTCAAGATTTCTGCCGATAAAGGGAACGAGCCGCAGACGCTGGCCCAGCTCGATCACCCCTGCATCGTGCGTGTCTTTGATCAACGGCAGGTCGCTGCTCAGCGGTTGCGTTTGCTGTACATGGAGTTCGCCCCGAGCGGCACGCTGCAGGAAGTGGTGAAGCTCGTTCAGCAAAATCCGGCGTCCGCGCGCTCGGGACAAATTCTCGTTCTCGCTGCGACGCAGGCGATGATGAAAGCCGGCGTGCCGCCGCTATCGATCGCCGGTTGGCCGAAGGAAATTGCTGCGGCTCCGTGGAGCCAAGTGGTATGCCGGATCGGCGCCAAGTTGGCCGAGGCGCTCGACTATGCGCATGGTCGTGGCATTTTGCATCGCGACATCAAACCCGCCAACGTGCTGATCGGCGCCGACGGCTGGCCGAAGCTCGCTGATTTCAACATTAGCTTTTGCAGCAAGATCGAAGGGGCGTCGCCGGCCGCGTATTTCGGCGGCAGCCTCGCCTACATGTCGCCCGAGCAGCTCGAGGCCTGCAGCCCGCAGCATCAACGCTTGCCCGAATCGCTCGATGCCCGCAGCGATCTGTTTTCGCTCGGAGTGTTGCTGTGGGAACTCTACTTCGGCGAACGACCCTTCGACGACGGCTCGCTCGATAGCGAATGGAACACCAAGCTGCAGGAAATGATCAGCCGCCGCTACGACGAAAAACCGTACCGCAGCGTGGCCGCCAGTGACGGCGTGGGTCAGCGGCTCGAAAAAGTGTTGCGGCGATTGCTGTCGTCAAACCCCGCCGATCGCCAGGCCAACGGAATCGAACTCGCGCGTGAGTTGCGGCTGTGTCTCATTCCTGGCGCGACGACATTTCTCGAGCGCGCTCAGCACGGTTGGCGCGGGTTGACGCTGAAGTTTCCGCTGTTGTCGCTGATCCCCATCAACATGCCGGCGCTCGTCGTTTGGGGAGCAATCAACTACCTGTACAACCAAGATGAGTTGATTCACCAATTTCACCGGGGCTTGCCGGACTATGATGCCGCCCAGCAAGCACTGGCCAAGGTGTTTGAAAACACTGCGATGGTGGTGAATTCAATTTTTTATCCGCTCGGCGTGATCCTCGTTCTACTTTACATGATGCCGGTCAGCCGGGCGATTCGGCAATATCGAGAGTCGCGCGGCAAGATGGATCCGGAAGTGGTCAATGTCGCCCGGCGTCGCGTGCTGTGGTGGGGTTCGTGCCTGTGCTGGGTGGCAGGCTTCGAGTGGGTGATCGCCGGCATTATTTTTCCGACGTCGATCCACATGTTTCTGCCGGCTGAATTTGGGCCGGTTCCCGCGCGGTTCTATATCCACTTCATCACCTCGCAAACGATGTGCGGATTTCTGTCGCTCGCCTTGCCGTGGTTGGCAACAACGGCAGTCGTTTTGAAAGCGCACTATCCAGCGTTGCTCGGCGCCGGCACGCCCGACGAGTGGGAACAACAGCAGCTTGGTCGATTGCGCCGGCAATCAGCGCGTTTCACCTTCTTGAGCATCGGCTTTGTGCTCGTGGTACTAGGAATTTTGTATTTCATCCCGGAAACAAAGGGAGTCGAGCATCTCAATCCGATCTCGCAGCAGATGGAGTCGTACTGGTACGACAACATCTTCTGGACACCGCTGGCGATTGTTTCGGCGGCCATCACCTGCGGCTGCGCCTATTTCCTCTACCAACAGATCCAAGACGACCTGAAGGTGCTCCTCGCCGTGATCCGCGCCTCCGATCCTTCGGTGACCGTCAGCACGACGGTCGACTCGATTTGA
- a CDS encoding sigma-70 family RNA polymerase sigma factor, producing MTNSDEPADPQLEAILARIRKRDTTALADFLQQRRAPLMAFIERQLGQALRRKVEPDDVFQEASAEAVRALPGVELGDRDPFSWLCQIAERRIVDLHRRYFDAQKRDAGREVPLAAGGADTSAPNLAQMLAASITSPSAAFSRQVREQRLESALHALPDDQREALRLRYQFDMPSKEIAEKLGKTDAAIRVMLTRSLKKLQQLLGEEIAPKDLK from the coding sequence ATGACAAATTCCGACGAACCCGCCGATCCGCAACTCGAGGCGATCCTCGCGCGCATTCGCAAACGCGATACGACCGCCCTGGCCGATTTTTTGCAGCAACGGCGCGCTCCGCTGATGGCTTTTATTGAACGCCAACTGGGGCAGGCCCTGCGACGGAAGGTCGAGCCCGACGATGTGTTTCAAGAGGCGTCGGCCGAAGCCGTACGAGCGCTGCCGGGCGTCGAACTGGGCGATCGTGACCCGTTCTCTTGGCTGTGCCAGATCGCCGAACGGCGGATTGTCGATCTGCATCGCCGTTACTTCGATGCTCAAAAACGAGACGCCGGCCGCGAAGTGCCGCTGGCTGCCGGTGGCGCCGATACGAGCGCGCCGAACTTGGCCCAAATGCTCGCGGCGAGCATCACTTCGCCAAGCGCTGCGTTCTCCCGGCAAGTGCGCGAACAGCGACTCGAAAGCGCGCTGCACGCTCTGCCTGATGATCAGCGCGAAGCTCTTCGCCTGCGCTACCAGTTCGACATGCCATCGAAAGAAATCGCCGAAAAACTCGGCAAGACGGATGCTGCCATCCGCGTGATGCTGACTCGATCGCTGAAGAAGTTGCAGCAGTTGCTGGGGGAAGAGATTGCGCCGAAGGATCTCAAATAG
- a CDS encoding DEAD/DEAH box helicase: MAGYHFHPLVERWFGDRFGTPTPPQANGWPHIAAGTHTLIAAPTGSGKTLAAFLVCLDRLFRRWLAGDLPEGIDVVYISPLKALSNDIQRNLQVPLAEIQELAIAQGLGPWPVRVAVRTGDTPAAQRQAMLRTPPHILVTTPESLYLLLTSPKSRDLLRTVSTVIVDEIHALARDKRGSHLSLSLERLTAICEVPPTRIGLSATQKPLDQIGQFLVGGHAVGSQPANTPVIIDGGHVRNLDLALEVPPSELQAVCSGEQWGEVYDRLVQLVQSHRSTLIFVNTRRMAERVAHSLTQLLGEEAIASHHGSLAKELRLDAEQKLKAGELKAIVATASLEMGIDIGYIDLVCQLGSPRSIATFLQRVGRSGHSIGATPKGRLFPLTRDELLESLALVRAVRTGQLDQIEIPQQPLDILAQQIVATVACDEWEEEPLFNLCRGAWPYRNLPRAEFDAIIKMLSDGLKPGSKAGAYLHRDQINGKLKARRHARIAAITCGGAIPELGEYKVIVEGERKQVGTVDEDFAIDSTVGNIFLLGNTSWRIVDITRDEVIVADAHGAPPNIPFWFGEAPGRTVELSQELSHLRRELASNLVEEAWEPDEEGVAGPGKLVAPQNRDLMTWLMDQCGACAWAAEQGIRYVAAQRAALGVVPTCNEVVFERFFDESGGMQLIIHAPLGARINRAWGLAMRKRFCRSFDFELQAAADDNGVLLSIGPQHSFAIESLFGMLHAGNAQELLEQAVFAVPMFGIRWRWNATRALAVLRNSGGKRVPPFLQKFRAEDLLAATFPETVGCLENHHGDIEMPDHPLVRQTMYDCLHEAMDLPRWIDALKEVKAGTIKFTPVDTREPSPFAHQLLNARPYAFLDDAPLEERRTRAVTTRRGLAIEQMRDLAKLDPTAITQVTEEAWPFARDPDEVHDILLNMVVLREDEVGPWQSWLKQLSAAGRACVGSWADGSKFWFATERWPLIRAAYPTATVSPTPQLPTALDVTVEGSDGRVEVVRGRIACSGPITSTALAEKLHFEPSQVFPCLEAIEGQGSVMRGRFSELAFSSKDPATLEWCDRRLLARIHRLTLDGLRRRIQPVAAEVFVDYLTRLHGLTPDSQRQGEAGIRQAVTQLQGFELAAGIWEDKVLSARVSDWDPSGLDHLFLCGELCWGRFQPPRRSEDEGAISGMTRVMPISLALREDLAWLLPPDRAPNEGHLGSKARDVLAALRNRGALFQNDLKALTGLLPTELDDALRECAAAGFVSADTFGAVRAIVGKSEAAKRKTSAFMRARTRGMTIPVRPGATGRWSQFPAVVENVEREARLEKWCRLLLARYGVVFRDLLTREVSAPAWWELVRVLRRLELRGEIRGGRFIAGIGEQYALESAVTRLRELRDAPDDEQWSLISAVDPLNLCGHITAGPKVPAMHKNCLILQRGRCVAAKISGRIEFFIEVPALQQLTMRRSLQLGHKVQDAKIAALAK, from the coding sequence ATGGCTGGATATCATTTTCATCCCCTCGTCGAACGCTGGTTTGGCGACCGCTTCGGCACACCGACACCGCCGCAGGCGAACGGTTGGCCGCACATCGCAGCGGGCACGCACACGCTGATCGCTGCGCCGACCGGCTCGGGCAAAACGCTCGCGGCGTTTCTGGTTTGTCTCGATCGCCTCTTCCGCCGTTGGTTGGCTGGCGACCTGCCGGAGGGGATCGATGTCGTTTATATCTCGCCGTTGAAAGCGCTCAGCAACGACATTCAGCGCAACCTGCAAGTGCCGCTGGCGGAGATCCAAGAGCTCGCCATTGCGCAGGGGCTCGGCCCGTGGCCGGTGCGGGTGGCAGTGCGAACCGGCGATACGCCCGCTGCTCAGCGTCAAGCGATGCTCCGCACACCACCGCACATTCTGGTGACCACGCCAGAGTCGCTCTACTTATTGCTCACTTCGCCCAAGAGTCGCGATTTGCTGCGCACGGTGAGCACCGTCATCGTCGACGAAATTCATGCCCTGGCTCGCGACAAGCGCGGCTCGCATCTGTCGCTGTCGCTCGAACGACTCACTGCCATCTGCGAAGTACCGCCGACACGCATCGGCCTATCGGCCACACAAAAGCCGCTCGATCAAATCGGTCAGTTCCTCGTCGGCGGCCATGCGGTAGGTAGCCAACCGGCGAATACTCCCGTCATTATCGACGGCGGGCACGTGCGGAATCTCGATCTCGCGCTCGAAGTTCCGCCGAGTGAACTGCAAGCCGTTTGTTCTGGCGAACAATGGGGTGAAGTCTACGATCGCCTCGTGCAGCTCGTACAGTCGCATCGCAGCACGCTCATTTTCGTCAATACGCGCCGCATGGCCGAACGCGTCGCGCACAGCTTGACGCAACTCCTCGGCGAAGAAGCGATCGCCAGTCATCACGGCAGCCTGGCGAAGGAACTCCGTCTCGATGCCGAACAAAAACTCAAAGCCGGGGAGCTGAAAGCGATCGTTGCCACGGCGTCGCTCGAAATGGGCATCGACATCGGCTATATCGATCTTGTATGCCAACTCGGTTCGCCGCGAAGCATCGCCACCTTCCTGCAACGCGTCGGCCGGTCGGGTCACTCTATCGGCGCGACTCCCAAGGGGCGATTGTTTCCGCTCACGCGCGACGAATTGCTCGAATCGCTCGCTCTCGTCCGCGCGGTTCGCACTGGTCAGCTCGATCAAATCGAAATCCCGCAGCAGCCACTCGATATTCTCGCGCAGCAGATTGTCGCGACGGTTGCTTGCGACGAATGGGAAGAGGAGCCGCTCTTCAATCTCTGCCGCGGCGCTTGGCCGTATCGCAATCTGCCGCGGGCCGAATTCGATGCCATCATCAAGATGCTTTCCGATGGCCTGAAGCCGGGGAGCAAAGCCGGCGCGTATCTGCATCGCGATCAGATCAACGGCAAACTGAAAGCGCGGCGTCATGCCCGCATCGCCGCAATCACTTGCGGCGGCGCAATTCCCGAACTGGGCGAATACAAGGTCATCGTCGAAGGGGAGCGCAAGCAAGTCGGCACGGTCGACGAAGACTTTGCCATCGACAGCACGGTCGGCAACATCTTTCTCCTCGGCAACACCAGCTGGCGAATTGTCGATATCACCCGCGACGAAGTGATCGTCGCCGACGCTCACGGAGCGCCGCCGAATATTCCCTTCTGGTTCGGCGAAGCGCCAGGCCGAACGGTCGAGCTCTCGCAAGAGTTGTCGCACCTGCGGCGTGAACTTGCGAGCAATCTGGTCGAAGAAGCATGGGAGCCCGATGAAGAAGGCGTCGCCGGGCCTGGCAAACTCGTCGCGCCGCAAAATCGCGATCTCATGACCTGGCTGATGGATCAGTGTGGCGCTTGTGCGTGGGCTGCGGAACAAGGGATTCGTTACGTCGCCGCGCAGCGAGCCGCGCTCGGTGTGGTACCGACGTGCAATGAGGTGGTCTTCGAACGCTTCTTCGACGAATCGGGCGGCATGCAGCTGATCATTCACGCGCCGCTCGGTGCACGAATCAACCGCGCCTGGGGCCTCGCCATGCGGAAGCGGTTCTGCCGCAGTTTCGATTTCGAACTGCAAGCCGCAGCCGACGACAACGGCGTGCTCCTCTCGATCGGGCCGCAGCACAGCTTTGCCATCGAGAGTCTGTTCGGCATGTTGCACGCGGGGAATGCTCAGGAGCTGCTCGAGCAAGCCGTGTTTGCCGTGCCGATGTTCGGCATTCGGTGGCGGTGGAATGCGACGCGAGCCCTCGCCGTGCTCCGCAACTCCGGCGGCAAACGAGTGCCGCCGTTCCTGCAAAAGTTTCGCGCCGAAGATCTCCTCGCGGCGACATTTCCGGAAACGGTCGGTTGTCTCGAGAATCACCACGGCGACATCGAGATGCCCGACCATCCGCTCGTCCGCCAGACGATGTACGACTGCCTGCACGAAGCCATGGACCTGCCGCGGTGGATCGACGCGCTGAAGGAAGTGAAGGCCGGGACGATCAAGTTCACGCCGGTCGACACTCGCGAGCCCTCGCCGTTTGCTCACCAGCTGCTCAATGCTCGGCCTTACGCGTTTTTGGACGACGCGCCGCTCGAAGAGCGCCGCACTCGAGCCGTGACGACTCGCCGAGGCCTGGCCATCGAGCAGATGCGTGATCTGGCGAAGCTCGATCCAACGGCCATTACGCAAGTCACCGAAGAAGCTTGGCCGTTTGCCCGTGATCCGGATGAAGTGCACGACATTCTGCTGAACATGGTCGTGCTGCGCGAGGACGAAGTCGGGCCGTGGCAATCGTGGCTCAAGCAGCTATCGGCAGCCGGTCGTGCTTGCGTCGGCAGCTGGGCCGATGGCAGTAAATTTTGGTTTGCGACAGAACGCTGGCCGCTGATTCGCGCTGCGTATCCCACGGCGACGGTTTCGCCCACGCCGCAATTGCCCACAGCGCTCGATGTCACCGTGGAAGGAAGCGACGGCCGAGTGGAAGTCGTTCGCGGGCGCATCGCGTGCAGCGGCCCAATCACTTCAACAGCGCTCGCGGAGAAGTTGCACTTTGAACCATCGCAAGTGTTCCCTTGCCTCGAAGCCATCGAAGGTCAAGGTTCGGTGATGCGCGGCCGGTTCAGCGAACTTGCCTTCAGTTCGAAAGATCCTGCCACGCTCGAGTGGTGCGATCGTCGGCTCCTCGCGCGGATTCATCGCCTCACGCTCGATGGTTTGCGGCGGCGGATTCAGCCAGTCGCTGCCGAAGTGTTTGTCGACTATCTGACGCGGTTGCATGGGCTGACGCCGGACTCTCAGCGACAAGGTGAAGCGGGCATCCGGCAGGCGGTCACGCAGTTGCAGGGCTTTGAACTCGCGGCGGGCATTTGGGAAGACAAGGTTCTTTCGGCCCGCGTGAGCGATTGGGATCCGAGCGGCCTCGATCATCTGTTTTTATGCGGAGAACTTTGCTGGGGCCGCTTTCAACCGCCGCGGCGGAGCGAGGACGAGGGCGCGATCAGCGGCATGACCCGCGTGATGCCCATTTCGCTGGCCCTGCGCGAGGATCTCGCCTGGCTGTTGCCACCCGACCGCGCGCCGAATGAAGGCCACCTCGGCAGCAAGGCTCGCGATGTGCTCGCTGCCCTGCGAAATCGCGGCGCGCTGTTTCAAAATGATCTGAAAGCGCTCACCGGCTTGCTGCCGACAGAGCTCGACGACGCCTTAAGAGAATGTGCCGCCGCGGGTTTCGTTTCGGCGGATACGTTTGGCGCGGTGCGGGCGATTGTCGGCAAGAGCGAGGCCGCCAAGCGAAAAACGTCTGCATTCATGCGAGCACGCACGCGCGGCATGACGATTCCGGTCCGTCCAGGAGCGACAGGCCGCTGGTCACAATTTCCAGCGGTCGTGGAAAACGTCGAACGAGAAGCGCGACTCGAAAAGTGGTGCCGGCTGCTGCTAGCCCGCTATGGCGTGGTGTTTCGCGATCTGCTGACGCGCGAAGTGAGCGCGCCGGCGTGGTGGGAACTCGTACGCGTGCTCCGGCGGTTGGAACTTCGCGGCGAAATCCGCGGCGGGCGATTCATCGCCGGCATTGGTGAGCAATACGCACTCGAGTCAGCCGTCACGCGATTGCGCGAGCTGCGCGATGCACCCGACGACGAGCAGTGGTCGCTGATCAGTGCGGTTGACCCGCTGAATCTCTGCGGCCACATCACGGCGGGCCCCAAGGTCCCAGCGATGCACAAGAACTGTCTGATTCTGCAGCGAGGCCGCTGCGTTGCCGCCAAGATCTCTGGCCGAATCGAGTTCTTCATCGAAGTCCCAGCCTTGCAACAACTCACGATGCGCCGCAGCCTGCAATTAGGCCACAAAGTACAGGATGCAAAGATCGCTGCGCTGGCGAAGTGA
- the nadC gene encoding carboxylating nicotinate-nucleotide diphosphorylase, which produces MPKEYRQQIWDADVEHDCRQIVRLAILEDLERGHDWTTVSLAAEEATAAADLVARKPGVIAGIEAARIALEEMEISAAWEPQIADGTRVERGTLVAKLRGSARGLLTAERTLLNLIGRMSGIATLTSQYVTAIAGTGAKIYDTRKTTPGWRRLEKYSVRCGGGQNHRMGLYDGVLIKDNHLALGQQGPQAARYSPAEAVLKAKAFLKEHGAGQERFTEMMVEVEVDSLEQLRQVLPAAPDIVLLDNMPPDVLRQAVAIRAELAPAVQLEASGGITLESIRSVAETGVERISSGALTHSAIVLDVALDWA; this is translated from the coding sequence ATGCCTAAGGAATATCGTCAACAAATCTGGGACGCCGATGTCGAGCACGACTGCCGGCAGATCGTCCGCCTCGCCATTCTCGAAGATCTCGAACGAGGTCACGACTGGACGACCGTCTCGCTCGCCGCCGAAGAAGCTACCGCGGCCGCGGATCTCGTCGCTCGCAAACCGGGCGTGATCGCCGGCATCGAAGCGGCCCGCATCGCGCTCGAAGAAATGGAAATTAGCGCGGCCTGGGAACCCCAAATCGCCGACGGCACGCGAGTCGAGCGCGGCACGCTCGTCGCCAAGCTGCGTGGTTCTGCCCGCGGCTTGCTGACTGCCGAGCGCACGCTGCTGAATCTCATCGGCCGCATGTCCGGTATCGCGACGCTCACGTCGCAGTACGTCACTGCCATCGCTGGCACAGGCGCGAAGATCTATGACACTCGCAAGACGACGCCCGGTTGGCGACGACTCGAAAAGTATTCGGTCCGCTGCGGCGGCGGTCAGAACCACCGCATGGGTTTGTACGATGGCGTGCTGATCAAGGACAACCATCTCGCTCTCGGTCAGCAAGGGCCGCAAGCTGCGCGCTATTCACCCGCAGAAGCGGTGCTGAAAGCCAAAGCGTTTTTGAAAGAGCACGGCGCTGGCCAGGAGCGCTTCACCGAAATGATGGTGGAAGTCGAAGTCGATTCGCTCGAACAACTGCGGCAAGTCTTGCCCGCCGCGCCCGACATTGTGCTGCTCGACAACATGCCGCCCGACGTTCTCCGCCAGGCCGTGGCCATCCGCGCGGAGCTTGCTCCTGCGGTTCAGCTCGAAGCCTCCGGCGGAATTACGCTCGAGTCGATCCGCAGCGTGGCCGAAACTGGTGTCGAACGGATCAGCAGCGGCGCTCTCACCCACTCCGCGATTGTGCTCGATGTGGCCCTTGATTGGGCCTAG